The Paenibacillus sp. FSL R7-0204 genome includes a region encoding these proteins:
- a CDS encoding GNAT family N-acetyltransferase has protein sequence MSTLQVEIVDRLDEEQKREVARLFYQAFTLKFSGIWIFSRKEQEIVDVLSRCLHYDKALYAVYEGRVVGFAGLETGVGFFMTLNYRSLRQTFGLLGGAWRYAAYGIFRLLHGNTPSNAVHIDPLVVSEQARGLGIGTRLLEAVFAWSREADRSKVLLEVVDTNPLAKKLYERVGFRTFKVQNTRLFSSQAGFHKVLHMEKMLN, from the coding sequence ATGTCAACACTGCAAGTAGAGATCGTGGACCGTTTGGATGAGGAACAGAAACGCGAAGTCGCCAGGCTGTTTTATCAGGCTTTTACCTTGAAATTCAGCGGAATATGGATCTTCTCCCGTAAAGAGCAGGAGATTGTGGACGTGCTGAGCCGCTGTCTGCATTATGACAAGGCCCTGTATGCGGTGTATGAGGGAAGGGTCGTAGGCTTTGCCGGTCTGGAGACGGGCGTTGGCTTCTTCATGACACTGAATTACCGTTCACTTAGGCAGACCTTCGGGCTGCTCGGCGGCGCTTGGCGTTATGCCGCCTATGGCATCTTCCGCCTGCTTCATGGCAATACCCCCTCAAATGCAGTGCATATCGATCCGCTTGTTGTGTCCGAGCAGGCCAGAGGGCTGGGAATCGGAACCCGGCTGCTGGAGGCCGTCTTCGCATGGTCCCGGGAGGCGGACCGCAGTAAGGTGCTGCTGGAGGTTGTCGATACCAATCCGCTGGCGAAGAAGCTGTATGAGCGGGTGGGCTTCCGGACCTTCAAGGTGCAGAATACCCGGTTGTTCTCCTCGCAGGCCGGCTTCCACAAAGTGCTGCATATGGAGAAAATGCTGAATTAG
- a CDS encoding glycoside hydrolase family 5 protein, whose protein sequence is MKEWTGYSRGVNLGGWLSQCPYQHSHYNSFITEKDIETIASWGLDHVRLPVDYEVIEDTGNAETYAGFKHIDNCIRWCAAHGLNLIIDLHKTPGFSFNSVAENSLFDDPALQERFLNLWKAIASRYASHKDIVAFELLNEIVEQDSTRWNALAHRTIAEIRKHAPETKIVIGGIQWNSVHTLELLDQPFDENIVYTFHFYEPFLFTHQRAAWVEQMPKSSMDYPGDLENYRSTSAAIGAFGSGLHADGISEMGPAYMTSLIQNASDVAAERNVYLYCGEYGVIEQAPSQSVVNWYKDVHGVFEQYKIGRAAWTYKKMDFGISDRYDSSITREIISYL, encoded by the coding sequence ATGAAAGAGTGGACAGGTTATTCAAGAGGGGTGAATCTCGGAGGCTGGCTGTCCCAGTGTCCGTATCAGCATTCCCATTATAATAGCTTCATTACGGAGAAGGATATCGAGACGATTGCATCCTGGGGACTGGACCATGTCCGGCTGCCGGTGGATTATGAAGTGATAGAGGATACGGGGAATGCTGAGACTTACGCCGGGTTCAAGCATATCGACAATTGCATCCGCTGGTGTGCTGCCCATGGGCTGAATCTCATTATTGATCTGCATAAAACGCCCGGGTTCTCCTTCAACAGTGTGGCCGAGAATTCCCTGTTCGATGATCCGGCTCTCCAGGAGCGGTTCCTGAATCTGTGGAAGGCGATTGCCAGCCGGTATGCCAGTCATAAGGATATTGTGGCTTTTGAATTATTGAATGAGATTGTGGAGCAGGACAGCACCCGCTGGAATGCACTGGCTCACCGGACGATTGCCGAGATCCGCAAGCACGCCCCGGAGACCAAAATCGTTATCGGCGGCATCCAGTGGAACAGCGTGCATACGCTGGAGCTGCTGGATCAGCCTTTTGATGAGAATATCGTCTACACCTTCCACTTCTATGAGCCGTTCCTGTTCACGCACCAGCGTGCGGCTTGGGTGGAGCAGATGCCTAAGAGCAGCATGGACTATCCGGGCGACCTGGAGAACTACCGCAGCACTTCGGCGGCCATTGGCGCTTTCGGCTCAGGACTGCATGCAGATGGTATCAGCGAGATGGGTCCGGCGTACATGACCAGCTTGATTCAGAACGCCAGCGATGTGGCAGCGGAGCGGAACGTGTATCTGTACTGCGGGGAATATGGAGTCATTGAGCAAGCCCCGTCACAGAGCGTAGTGAACTGGTACAAGGATGTGCATGGAGTGTTCGAGCAATACAAGATCGGGCGGGCCGCATGGACGTATAAAAAGATGGACTTCGGCATCTCCGACCGTTATGACAGCAGCATTACAAGAGAGATTATTTCTTATTTGTAA
- a CDS encoding type II toxin-antitoxin system HicA family toxin: MKGYSSREMIKMIEADGWYFIRATGDHYQYKHPVKSGKVTIPHPNKDLPKKTIISILKQAGLQ, encoded by the coding sequence ATGAAGGGTTATTCTTCAAGAGAAATGATAAAAATGATCGAAGCAGACGGGTGGTATTTTATCCGGGCGACTGGCGACCACTATCAATACAAACATCCAGTCAAGTCGGGCAAGGTTACCATTCCGCATCCCAACAAAGATCTGCCGAAGAAAACCATCATAAGTATCCTCAAGCAGGCAGGACTTCAATAG
- a CDS encoding ROK family protein, protein MNMLTAGIDVGGTKTLLCLTDEEGTVLEQYKVETQLSREPEVFFRWLFTELEQLCKRNGTTLASLKGVGIGFPGVMNERTGTLTSAPALNWPATLDIRPVIAAYYPGLVVLDNDVNMAAMGEYAAGSAAGSEHFIMITVGTGVGSALFLNGQLYRGASFAAGEIGYLIVEPGAVHAAADPEYSEFGPFEMEVSGTGIGAKAAARLHGNNSSSLIRELAQGDTVRAEHVFAAAQQQDETALALLDHAYEQMAAAVKNIAITLDLELVILGGGVVEKNSGYVQEIAARVSRYTPEQSLLIRQAVLGNQAGAIGAAAAARSRLNAGTGQN, encoded by the coding sequence ATGAATATGTTAACTGCCGGAATTGATGTGGGCGGAACCAAAACACTGCTATGCCTGACGGATGAAGAAGGAACGGTGCTTGAACAGTACAAGGTGGAAACGCAGCTGAGCCGGGAGCCTGAGGTGTTCTTCCGCTGGTTATTCACCGAACTGGAGCAGCTCTGTAAGCGTAACGGCACTACGCTCGCTTCTCTGAAGGGAGTGGGCATCGGGTTCCCGGGAGTCATGAATGAGCGCACCGGCACACTGACCAGCGCACCGGCGCTCAATTGGCCTGCAACCCTGGATATCCGTCCGGTTATTGCAGCTTATTATCCTGGACTGGTGGTGCTGGACAATGATGTGAATATGGCCGCTATGGGCGAGTATGCAGCGGGATCTGCTGCGGGGTCTGAGCATTTCATTATGATCACGGTCGGCACGGGAGTGGGCAGTGCCTTGTTCCTGAACGGCCAGCTCTACCGGGGAGCCAGCTTCGCTGCGGGTGAGATCGGCTATCTCATCGTTGAGCCGGGAGCGGTTCATGCTGCTGCCGATCCGGAGTACAGTGAGTTCGGCCCGTTTGAGATGGAGGTATCCGGCACGGGAATCGGGGCGAAGGCGGCTGCCCGGCTGCACGGGAATAACAGCAGTTCATTGATCCGGGAGCTGGCGCAGGGCGATACAGTCCGGGCGGAGCATGTATTTGCAGCGGCGCAGCAGCAGGATGAGACAGCACTGGCGCTGCTGGATCATGCGTATGAACAGATGGCGGCGGCGGTCAAGAATATTGCGATTACGCTGGATCTGGAGCTGGTGATTCTGGGCGGCGGTGTCGTGGAGAAGAACTCTGGCTATGTGCAGGAGATTGCGGCGCGGGTCAGCCGGTATACACCTGAGCAATCTTTATTGATCCGGCAGGCGGTGCTTGGCAATCAGGCGGGAGCGATAGGTGCTGCGGCGGCGGCCCGAAGCAGGCTGAACGCAGGAACCGGGCAGAATTGA
- a CDS encoding ROK family transcriptional regulator → MKIQTAGTPKVMRNLNEFLILDRIIGGGPQSRADLSRYTGLSKPTVSSAIAHLIERGLVRETGRAENTQGRKATLVEFNPKCFYTLGAEVGGSSLRIALADMSGDICYYKQLSMPESGLTEAVCQDFLVQGIEGLLADSGISREKLRAAAFGIPGVVDPADGSVSDLVAPLRGCEGVLARTNLAQLFPVPVVTENDVNLAALAEYTSSGMEASGSLLYFSIGAGTGGGLIIHGEIYRGLGGGAGELANLMLSAGRLEDVLSTDGLRQLANRMAKEHTGAGDTAYLLSMPGELAERIWDEMHRGEPLALAIIEAYCNLLAEAVGSICTVMAPTTVVLGGELGSHGEILLERLESRLGGLHRKPRLAASSHGDKDVVLGAVQTAVQLAFREMRA, encoded by the coding sequence GTGAAAATTCAAACGGCCGGGACCCCCAAGGTCATGCGCAATCTGAATGAATTTCTGATTCTGGACCGGATTATCGGCGGCGGACCGCAATCCAGAGCGGATCTTAGCCGGTATACCGGCTTAAGCAAGCCTACGGTATCCTCGGCCATTGCTCATCTTATAGAACGCGGACTGGTTAGAGAGACCGGCAGAGCGGAGAACACTCAGGGCCGCAAAGCGACTCTAGTGGAATTCAACCCGAAATGCTTCTATACGCTGGGGGCAGAGGTGGGGGGAAGCAGCCTGCGGATAGCGCTAGCGGATATGAGCGGAGACATCTGCTATTACAAGCAGCTGTCTATGCCTGAGAGCGGGCTGACAGAGGCGGTGTGTCAAGACTTTCTGGTGCAGGGCATAGAGGGACTGCTTGCAGATTCCGGGATCTCCCGGGAGAAGCTGCGGGCCGCGGCCTTCGGGATTCCAGGCGTAGTGGACCCGGCAGATGGCAGCGTATCTGACCTGGTTGCCCCGCTGCGCGGGTGTGAAGGGGTGCTCGCAAGGACTAATCTGGCCCAGCTGTTCCCCGTGCCAGTCGTGACGGAGAATGATGTCAATCTTGCGGCTCTGGCGGAGTATACCTCTTCGGGGATGGAGGCAAGCGGCTCTCTGCTGTACTTCTCCATCGGCGCAGGAACCGGGGGTGGCCTCATTATCCACGGGGAGATCTACCGGGGGCTTGGCGGCGGTGCAGGCGAGCTGGCCAATCTGATGCTGAGCGCGGGCAGGCTGGAGGATGTACTGTCTACAGACGGATTAAGGCAACTGGCTAACCGGATGGCAAAAGAACACACAGGTGCAGGTGATACAGCGTATCTGCTGTCCATGCCTGGAGAACTAGCGGAGCGGATTTGGGATGAAATGCACAGAGGTGAGCCTCTTGCACTGGCTATTATCGAGGCCTATTGCAATCTGCTTGCAGAGGCGGTAGGCAGTATTTGTACAGTGATGGCTCCAACGACTGTGGTTCTTGGAGGTGAACTGGGCAGCCATGGGGAGATCCTGCTGGAGAGGCTGGAATCCCGGCTGGGCGGACTTCACCGGAAGCCCCGGCTGGCTGCGTCCAGCCACGGGGACAAGGATGTGGTGCTTGGAGCGGTGCAGACCGCGGTCCAATTGGCTTTTCGTGAGATGCGGGCATGA
- a CDS encoding MFS transporter — MRFSVGSKESEVLLKMRGLYLFTGLAGGSFNPYVTSLLVHQGMTSQRIGVMMAFGTLLAILFQPLWGILVDRYQRTRLVLMLTLIVPGTIVYLYNVKWLVVIVLVYSLYTIFQSTQTPIADAYAVNAASAAGTSFGTIRLFGSIGTALGGYFGGLYLNWMGVTELWIPFLLFNLLALLLVITIPVNVERRAQHVTFTSGIRQLLGNRVFLLFLAGCFLVNQTLTAFNSFFVLTFQMAGGSFAWSGIALMIASITSVPAMLVAARVLKKYGYEKTLMLASVVYMLRWAIQWLIPVPGVMIGVQTLHGMSFGFFYIAAVEYVASITGKELQATGQSLFNMVFVGLGGIAGNLLNGYLLETGGPGLMYFSCTVSAALGALLLYKVSSISRKKQQQPE, encoded by the coding sequence ATGAGATTCTCTGTAGGCAGCAAGGAGAGCGAGGTTCTGCTGAAGATGCGGGGGCTGTACCTGTTCACAGGTCTGGCCGGGGGCAGCTTTAACCCGTATGTCACCTCCCTTCTGGTTCATCAGGGCATGACGAGCCAGCGGATTGGAGTGATGATGGCATTCGGCACCTTGCTGGCGATTCTGTTTCAGCCGTTATGGGGAATTCTGGTGGACCGCTATCAACGAACAAGACTGGTACTGATGCTTACCCTGATTGTTCCCGGCACCATAGTCTATCTTTACAATGTAAAATGGCTTGTCGTCATTGTGCTGGTATACAGCTTGTATACGATTTTCCAGAGTACCCAGACGCCGATTGCCGACGCTTATGCAGTGAATGCAGCTTCAGCCGCAGGCACCTCGTTCGGCACCATCCGGCTGTTCGGCAGTATCGGTACGGCGCTGGGTGGGTACTTCGGCGGGTTGTATCTGAACTGGATGGGAGTTACAGAGCTGTGGATTCCCTTCCTGCTCTTCAACCTGCTTGCCCTTCTGCTCGTGATTACCATCCCGGTGAATGTGGAGCGGCGGGCGCAGCATGTAACCTTCACCAGCGGAATCAGGCAGCTGCTGGGCAACCGGGTCTTTCTGCTGTTTCTCGCCGGTTGTTTTCTGGTGAACCAGACGCTTACGGCCTTCAACTCCTTCTTTGTCCTGACCTTCCAGATGGCGGGCGGGAGCTTTGCGTGGTCAGGCATCGCCCTGATGATTGCTTCCATTACCAGTGTTCCGGCAATGCTCGTGGCCGCAAGAGTTCTGAAAAAGTACGGCTATGAGAAGACATTGATGCTGGCCTCCGTTGTCTACATGCTCCGCTGGGCGATCCAATGGCTCATTCCTGTTCCCGGTGTTATGATAGGTGTCCAGACGCTGCACGGCATGTCGTTTGGTTTCTTTTACATTGCAGCTGTGGAATATGTGGCCTCTATTACGGGTAAAGAGCTGCAAGCCACAGGGCAAAGCCTGTTCAATATGGTATTTGTGGGTCTTGGCGGCATTGCCGGGAATCTGCTGAACGGGTATCTGCTGGAGACCGGCGGCCCGGGACTGATGTATTTCTCCTGTACGGTGAGCGCTGCGTTAGGTGCATTGCTGCTGTACAAGGTAAGCTCAATTTCACGTAAGAAGCAGCAGCAGCCTGAATAA
- a CDS encoding AraC family transcriptional regulator translates to MKRSWYTRMLFSYFPVFLLVVTVLIFLAFMVITELSRSETEKANYISTSYVADTVERTLNDIELGVLQEIGDNYSYNDFLDAPSGTDSPAGSSYEIVQSMNRLSERFSLIDSIYVYRNKDKLMLGQSGYVNPGQGQGLEAEYLQQLSANKQQQGWSAVRMVQPRNSKDLRPVISLASRLPIPWGSDGYIVINVSVYRIQRLVDSLTSGELSFLRIKDVSGAPIYDSAPAADGGNNRTLSKVEAKDLGWTFESGLRAGRLFDWISVISYVWFILGLLTIALGVVYIIYITRRNYRPIHQLMVRIQGLQPAAQHATPAVASDELALMHNALDRLVQITTDYERERYENLVIQRRELFQDFLSGQRLENAGERLETLDPFEGTREFEAFVVFAAELNREKDWHALPAQDQNLLKFALTNVLGDLMADKQLQAWAEWISGERLGMIIGLRFQPVKDDSDTMLELARDCHRWIMDNLRVSLTFGVGTVVRDWREIKNSYAAAAEVLSHRLALGTDIAAVQMNQQDDSGLQSYKYFGSFTQLVREFRLSGENWRIRLDEIFDSFRKDHLKDEEIYMLLEVLLQALEQELKGIAETLDRQLAAAWTGGLRERIRGSTDLEEIRELLTGWLNETYHVYVSVNELKSHRVMITEVKHYIEEHYANPDLSLNHLSERFQISAKYASYLFKEEFNMKFVDFLAELRLMKAKELLDTTSESIQDIALQIGYANSITFGRVFKRITGMTPGDYRKLKLHKDE, encoded by the coding sequence ATGAAGCGCAGTTGGTATACTCGGATGCTATTCTCATACTTCCCTGTCTTCCTGCTTGTAGTCACTGTTCTAATCTTCCTGGCCTTCATGGTCATTACGGAGCTGTCCCGCAGCGAGACGGAGAAGGCTAACTACATATCCACCAGCTATGTGGCGGATACGGTGGAGCGGACCTTGAATGATATAGAGCTGGGGGTGCTGCAGGAGATCGGAGATAACTATTCCTATAATGACTTTCTGGATGCGCCCTCCGGCACGGACTCACCGGCAGGCAGCTCGTATGAAATTGTGCAGAGTATGAACCGTCTATCCGAACGCTTTAGCCTGATTGATTCAATCTACGTCTACCGTAACAAGGACAAGCTGATGCTGGGCCAGAGCGGATACGTGAATCCGGGGCAGGGCCAGGGGCTGGAAGCAGAATATTTGCAGCAGCTCTCTGCGAATAAGCAGCAGCAGGGGTGGAGCGCTGTACGGATGGTTCAGCCCAGGAACTCTAAGGACTTGCGGCCGGTGATCAGCCTGGCCAGCAGGCTGCCGATTCCATGGGGCTCCGACGGCTATATTGTTATTAATGTCAGTGTGTATCGCATACAGCGTCTGGTGGATAGCTTGACAAGTGGAGAACTGTCCTTTCTGCGGATCAAGGATGTCTCGGGGGCACCGATCTATGATTCTGCTCCAGCCGCAGACGGCGGGAATAACAGAACGCTCTCGAAGGTCGAGGCGAAGGATCTGGGCTGGACCTTCGAGAGCGGGCTGCGGGCCGGGCGCTTATTCGACTGGATCTCGGTGATCTCTTACGTCTGGTTCATTCTCGGGCTGCTGACGATTGCGCTGGGCGTAGTGTATATCATCTACATCACCCGGAGGAATTACCGGCCCATCCATCAGCTGATGGTGCGGATTCAAGGACTCCAGCCAGCGGCCCAGCATGCCACGCCTGCCGTGGCTTCCGATGAGCTGGCCCTGATGCATAACGCCCTGGACCGGCTGGTGCAGATCACTACCGACTATGAGCGGGAACGCTATGAGAATCTGGTCATTCAGCGCCGGGAGCTGTTTCAGGATTTCCTCAGCGGGCAGCGGCTGGAGAATGCGGGAGAGCGGCTGGAGACGCTGGACCCCTTCGAGGGCACCAGGGAGTTCGAAGCCTTCGTTGTATTCGCAGCTGAGCTGAACCGGGAGAAGGACTGGCATGCGCTGCCTGCTCAGGATCAGAACCTGCTGAAATTCGCCTTAACCAATGTACTGGGGGACCTGATGGCAGATAAGCAGCTTCAGGCCTGGGCCGAATGGATCAGCGGGGAGCGGCTGGGGATGATTATTGGCCTCCGGTTCCAGCCGGTGAAGGATGATAGCGATACGATGCTGGAGCTGGCAAGAGACTGCCACCGCTGGATTATGGATAATCTGCGGGTATCCTTGACCTTCGGAGTGGGTACGGTCGTCCGGGACTGGCGGGAGATCAAGAATTCTTATGCGGCAGCGGCTGAGGTGCTGAGTCACAGGCTGGCTCTGGGAACAGATATTGCAGCAGTCCAAATGAATCAGCAGGACGATTCCGGACTGCAGAGCTATAAATACTTCGGGAGCTTCACCCAGCTTGTCCGTGAATTCCGCCTCTCAGGCGAGAACTGGCGAATCCGGCTGGACGAAATCTTCGATTCCTTCCGCAAGGACCACCTGAAGGACGAAGAGATCTATATGCTGCTGGAAGTGCTGCTCCAGGCGCTGGAGCAGGAGCTTAAGGGCATAGCGGAGACGCTGGACCGTCAGCTTGCGGCAGCATGGACCGGCGGTCTGCGGGAACGCATCCGGGGAAGCACCGATCTTGAGGAGATCCGGGAGCTGCTGACCGGCTGGTTGAATGAAACCTACCATGTCTATGTGTCGGTCAACGAGCTGAAGAGCCACCGGGTGATGATTACCGAGGTTAAGCATTATATTGAAGAGCATTATGCCAATCCTGATCTCTCCTTGAATCATCTGAGCGAACGGTTCCAGATCTCTGCGAAATACGCCAGCTACCTGTTCAAGGAAGAATTCAATATGAAATTCGTGGACTTTCTCGCAGAGCTGCGGCTGATGAAGGCCAAGGAACTGCTGGATACGACTTCAGAGAGCATACAGGATATTGCCCTGCAGATTGGATATGCTAATTCCATTACCTTCGGACGGGTCTTCAAACGTATTACGGGCATGACCCCGGGGGATTACCGCAAATTGAAGCTCCATAAAGATGAATAA
- a CDS encoding TetR/AcrR family transcriptional regulator, producing MKTSVKDNKRKAILDASTELLAFKPTATLQEIADHAGIGIATLHRYFSTRELLLDALALNAIGLVDEALGGVTAEEHDMLPFLTEVFEVLIPLGGKVSFLSFAASVDENPHIVAEEARIKQPLREAVEGWQARGLLNAGMPAHWIITVMYNLLFVAWQEIQKGNLAKNDAPKLLVTTVLQGFSGTGHGDGR from the coding sequence ATGAAAACCAGTGTTAAAGATAACAAACGGAAGGCTATTCTGGACGCATCGACGGAGCTACTGGCGTTCAAGCCGACAGCTACGCTGCAGGAGATCGCGGATCACGCAGGGATCGGCATTGCGACGCTGCACCGCTATTTCTCCACCAGGGAGCTGCTGCTGGATGCGCTGGCGTTGAATGCGATCGGGCTGGTGGATGAAGCGCTCGGGGGCGTTACCGCAGAGGAGCACGATATGCTTCCATTCCTTACGGAAGTGTTCGAGGTGCTGATTCCATTGGGCGGCAAGGTGTCTTTTCTCAGCTTCGCTGCCTCCGTGGACGAGAATCCGCATATTGTAGCCGAGGAAGCACGGATCAAGCAGCCGCTGCGGGAAGCGGTGGAGGGCTGGCAGGCACGCGGTCTGCTGAATGCCGGAATGCCCGCCCACTGGATCATAACGGTCATGTATAATCTGTTGTTCGTTGCCTGGCAGGAGATCCAGAAGGGTAATCTTGCGAAGAATGATGCTCCGAAGCTGCTGGTTACTACAGTCCTCCAAGGCTTCAGCGGAACAGGGCATGGGGACGGCAGGTAA
- a CDS encoding type II toxin-antitoxin system HicB family antitoxin produces the protein MKDKVKFYRYFATFEQDEDGITVEFPDLPGAITCGQDIDEAFYMAKDCLALHLFGMEEDGDLIPAPSGINALNTLTAGTGKIAALIEVFMPPYRSSISERSVKKTLTIPKWLDDLAATNNVNYSRILQDALKEQLGVNERR, from the coding sequence ATGAAGGATAAAGTGAAATTTTACCGCTATTTTGCGACCTTTGAACAAGACGAAGATGGAATTACTGTAGAATTCCCTGATCTTCCTGGTGCAATTACCTGCGGTCAGGATATAGACGAAGCGTTCTATATGGCCAAAGATTGTCTCGCGCTGCACCTATTTGGGATGGAGGAAGACGGCGACTTGATTCCTGCTCCCTCTGGTATTAATGCACTCAATACACTCACAGCAGGAACGGGGAAAATTGCTGCTCTAATCGAAGTGTTCATGCCACCCTACCGGAGTTCCATATCAGAACGTTCCGTGAAAAAAACACTAACTATTCCCAAATGGCTGGATGATCTCGCCGCGACAAATAATGTGAATTACTCACGGATTCTACAGGATGCATTAAAGGAACAACTTGGTGTGAATGAAAGAAGATAG
- a CDS encoding alpha-L-arabinofuranosidase C-terminal domain-containing protein has protein sequence MKIQITDKPGAAISKGMIGLFFEDINYGLDGGLHAEMIENRSFEFMKAQGDRGSYSERHDGLYGWTAYPAEASGATLKIETEHPQNEVNPHYLAFTAGETQNAFTNKAYDGISLKPGLKYEVSFYARAEGYAGGIEVSVEQNSTVMAQAVIATAVSGEWTRYTAQLSSSEPVSYGDFVIRLDAPGTVCFDFISMIPSDAVLGLFRRDLVGLLEEMKPGFLRFPGGCIVEGYNLENRYQWKRSVGAAEQRKNNSSRWALHGNNEENQYTSEYSHYNQSLGIGFYEYFLLCEYLGARPIPVLNVGLACQFQSTEHVGVHDDDFQEYIQDALDLLEFANGPVDSPWGRLRSELGHPEPFGLEMIGIGNEQWETEHADFFTRYDLFEEAIHARYPAVQLIGSAGPDVSSDNYTRAWEYYRKRAAGNPNFVYAVDEHYYVKPEWLCENVHFYDKYPRDIKVFAGEYAGHYGNGMNSPHFNSWGAALAEAAFLTGLERNADIVVLASYAPLFARLGYAQWSPDMIWFDGENSYGTPSYYVQQLYSTLMGTKVLQTVHDQEEIPYTVSYDEEQQILYVKLVNTQDRTVQVELETALSLTGSGEAYVMQGEETEVNSIEAPRNIAPKRVPIETASRMVYTLEPKSFHVLRMECGVR, from the coding sequence ATGAAAATACAAATCACAGATAAACCCGGGGCAGCGATCTCCAAGGGGATGATAGGGCTCTTCTTCGAGGATATCAACTACGGGCTGGACGGCGGGCTGCATGCCGAGATGATTGAGAACCGTTCCTTTGAATTCATGAAGGCGCAGGGCGACAGGGGGAGCTACAGCGAGAGGCATGACGGTCTCTATGGCTGGACAGCATATCCGGCAGAAGCCAGCGGGGCCACCCTGAAGATTGAGACGGAGCATCCGCAGAATGAGGTCAATCCCCATTATCTGGCGTTTACCGCTGGGGAGACGCAGAACGCTTTTACCAATAAAGCCTATGATGGAATCTCCCTGAAGCCGGGACTTAAGTATGAGGTATCCTTCTATGCCAGAGCGGAGGGGTATGCAGGGGGCATTGAAGTTTCGGTTGAGCAAAATAGTACGGTCATGGCGCAGGCTGTCATCGCAACAGCGGTGAGTGGTGAATGGACACGCTATACGGCGCAGCTTAGCAGCAGTGAGCCTGTATCGTATGGGGATTTCGTCATCCGGCTGGATGCGCCGGGCACGGTCTGCTTCGACTTCATTTCCATGATTCCCTCCGATGCGGTGCTGGGCTTGTTCCGCAGGGATCTGGTCGGGCTGCTGGAAGAGATGAAACCAGGCTTCCTGAGGTTCCCGGGAGGGTGTATTGTTGAGGGCTATAACCTGGAGAACCGTTACCAATGGAAGCGGAGTGTGGGCGCCGCCGAACAACGCAAGAATAACAGCAGCCGCTGGGCGCTGCACGGGAATAATGAAGAGAATCAGTACACGAGCGAGTACAGCCATTATAATCAGAGCCTGGGAATCGGGTTCTATGAGTATTTTCTACTGTGTGAATACCTGGGAGCGCGGCCGATTCCGGTGCTGAATGTCGGGCTGGCCTGCCAGTTCCAGTCTACTGAGCATGTGGGCGTACATGATGATGATTTCCAGGAGTATATCCAGGATGCGCTGGACTTGCTGGAATTCGCCAACGGACCGGTGGATTCACCGTGGGGACGACTGCGGAGTGAGTTGGGGCACCCGGAACCATTTGGTCTGGAGATGATCGGGATCGGCAATGAACAGTGGGAGACGGAGCATGCGGACTTTTTCACTAGGTACGATCTGTTCGAGGAAGCAATTCATGCCCGGTACCCTGCTGTGCAGCTAATCGGCTCTGCCGGGCCGGATGTCAGCTCGGACAACTACACCCGGGCGTGGGAATATTACCGGAAGCGTGCTGCGGGCAATCCGAATTTCGTCTATGCGGTCGATGAGCATTATTATGTGAAGCCGGAATGGCTGTGCGAGAATGTGCATTTCTATGATAAGTATCCGCGGGATATCAAGGTATTCGCCGGGGAGTACGCAGGCCATTATGGCAACGGGATGAATTCGCCGCACTTCAACAGCTGGGGCGCTGCGCTGGCCGAAGCCGCATTCCTGACGGGCCTTGAGCGCAACGCTGATATCGTCGTGCTGGCCTCTTATGCACCGTTGTTCGCCAGACTTGGCTACGCCCAGTGGTCGCCGGATATGATCTGGTTCGATGGTGAGAACAGCTACGGCACGCCAAGCTACTATGTGCAGCAACTGTACAGTACGCTGATGGGAACGAAGGTGCTGCAGACGGTACATGACCAGGAGGAGATTCCTTACACTGTTTCTTATGATGAGGAGCAGCAGATCCTTTATGTGAAGCTGGTGAACACGCAGGACCGTACCGTTCAGGTGGAGCTGGAGACTGCGCTGTCCTTGACCGGAAGCGGCGAAGCCTATGTGATGCAGGGCGAGGAGACGGAAGTGAACTCGATTGAGGCTCCGCGCAACATCGCGCCTAAGCGTGTGCCGATTGAGACCGCAAGCCGGATGGTTTATACACTGGAGCCGAAGTCGTTCCATGTGCTGCGGATGGAATGCGGGGTAAGGTGA